A region of Asterias amurensis chromosome 22, ASM3211899v1 DNA encodes the following proteins:
- the LOC139953559 gene encoding uncharacterized protein isoform X3: MAERLRRDPLPPQWSFGVKSDGRIFFINEETRTTTWLHPLTGKAMATGHSDRDDLPPGWQEGITREGATYYMNHHTGDTSFHHPITHYAEAEEDFTLIERAPNTPPYQRSQLAPLVMSEPTGNSSYDDRSSYPTSPSSPNTPTTPSSSERPSFRKKVVSKGSTPSLKRRRDAAITMEGWLYKQDSGALKVWRKRWCVLADFGLFFYKGSDKSKSETGSILIPSYVVGPVGPQDKITRKFAFKCEHDNMRTYYLAAENQSDMNQWMRALNLAAKLQLDGQHERPQYDEDDAGFKDYQSRSLNNSKRDEDDWLFRSPKDLNDTIPDDYNDDRTPQQQANGFDPNGQLPREPDELERKHPNNEEDYNNAPEGYWEARERFNQGQGGWPEEMKKGRDGDSNPPAIYDYPPDEDIDGYSSLEEGKQHLKDRYYDDDPRSKSDSDDQQKEVINQHRRDQNDNYNKGNARNARQPGEDRHDGYNSLSESDQDRQIVAEKEIVVNTSAPVENSEYEERPRSAQPRQGSRPTGQDENRRQGQNRPRTRDSESSRASQDRHSDRPSDRHADGHGDRPSDMQSGDQRRSWDRESGSLSSGGKARSRSMGRERSAPHSPGQYPDSYKTLPRPRSKSRERRDTDNSQSGRPGDHSNRGNYDSSTTDSLPSPSGNPVMSPWGDGRRPDQPQRGQRPQDFDSWSESNGSQDRDDRRRDATRSLDRSQRSHYPSSMESSPRGPHQAATLPPDYHKPRGQDRLSTPTGSTHGSVDGRQSQPRSDPRRSDPRGDPRQNGQGGDPRRSDPRGDPRRSDSRQSNPRSDPRRSDPRDDSRRIDPRWDPRHGDPRDDPRRSDSRRSDPRRSDPRGDPRRSVPGGNGRRDVRGDPRRRSDPQRIDPNRVGPHDDKREVESTQGRRPPEALHFKIPKNGIMEQDGVTPEQRSILQSPLVQPNHDLLTPEQRSDLNSPMVYQKNETEWPSNVPESYYKAKDKQSESERHTPVQRSIDPQSDYIPQPVEAVIQRSTPTNPTFNAPSPNPNQQRASHYDHPRRYALPITEEETGGGVTEADMAPTRPKNGRPKSRSNRNTLEKNEYNGGDMLAPLTEGNGPSKGPREPTSRFRKWQMKTQPYILLSTGIRLRLSIAAGDLLGKSHEELVLLLIQLRRDQSNLERWLDMIDQELALLIDPTTPPGSPSKIRARHGDSLHRRSNPNLNEERQFYEELEIEREEVQRELEISGPLVHLVDNLVRMGSLYGGENHMIAREFYKDKVQKDLDHIQPKKLIEFSRRLEEEKLNRDLKGELQQIQTAEDKLLEEKLNHLYILDKKLQEMSAHVSLLKEDKDRLESALDRLGRQMDKYWDEPEAVAEMGYEQHRLERDLVKVRTQLAVGTKELEEVAAENGKMELEVTLLRSKLEGRHNRSPKNLDGISTKERLQMETEVTRVQSLMDSLDKQRHLLVNQMQNLKFGSPEVVSEKIPRHRHEHSPRTPKQYTVTDLDTMMSHDINTSSATLATPDDNSSKLAPPLRRRGDSFNKVKQIKEQQVQQSPVLESAISSTNQSTYHASPQILHPQPRYQQPPPQQMEPSPNRDNQYYSRPSTESPRGDPLSHDRVRNGSAQPHGNRSDKRNTVGGHGKRPKSSKDSKYHTISRSGEVIVGSPMRRSRSVPDRKGLTPDNDNQKLSAMDRLMPGSPRKNSNNDSNHGAFSDTEAEPVLKSKKKSLRVSEGSQPKTRSPSLRHIRSARSQTLPGRFTNQSPQTLPVRPRLTSDLTNSGNRGTNSKQQQQQQRARRHTFSGNPLGPQTGPFKGVQDDIAIHEFEAAMTVTENEYEDYARTEPSQPVTSDVVRGDYKSVEVDESTGGGLLGMPAKILIPDRYISEEDEEELMLSPEEKERQEKRVDRITKMLSAHSLQDWRPSEILSDWDQSQGHHESTELRSKLEEERQARKEVLAIRRALAQEVKEQSKVMAARSMKISTGTPPQQVSLAR, encoded by the exons ATGGCCGAAAGACTTCGTCGAGATCCCCTTCCCCCTCAGTGgtcatttggggtcaaatctGATGGCAGAATCTTCTTTATTAA TGAAGAGACACGGACCACAACTTGGCTACACCCATTGACGGGTAAAGCAATGGCCACAGGACATAGCGATAGAGATG atCTGCCTCCAGGATGGCAGGAGGGAATAACGAGGGAAGGAGCAACCTACTACATGAA TCATCATACTGGGGATACCTCATTCCATCATCCCATCACTCACTATGCTGAAGCTGAAGAAGATTTTACACTCATTGAGAG GGCTCCGAATACTCCCCCTTACCAACGCAGTCAACTAGCTCCCCTAGTGATGTCTGAACCTACTGGGAACTCCTCCTATGATGATCGTTCTTCCTACCCAACCTCTCCTTCCTCACCTAACACTCCAACAACACCCTCCTCATCAGAACGTCCTAGCTTTAGAAAGAAAGTTGTTTCTAAAGGATCCACTCCCTCCTTGAAACGACGTCGTGATGCTGCTATAACAATGGAAGGATGGTTGTATAAACAAGATAGTGGTGCCTTAAAGGTGTGGAGGAAAAGATGGTGTGTTCTTGCTGACTTTGGTCTTTTCTTCTACAAAG GGTCGGACAAGTCCAAGAGTGAAACGGGTTCCATTTTGATTCCTAGCTACGTCGTTGGTCCGGTCGGACCTCAGGATAAAATTACCAGGAAATTTGCTTTTAAG tgtGAGCATGATAATATGAGAACCTACTACCTAGCTGCTGAGAATCAGAGTGATATGAATCAGTGGATGAGAGCTTTAAATCTTGCTGCCAAGTTGCAGCTTGATGG GCAACATGAAAGGCCTCAATATGATGAGGATGATGCAGGCTTTAAAGATTATCAATCTCGCTCACTCAACAATTCAAAACGAGATGAGGACGACTGGTTATTCCGAAGCCCAAAGGACTTGAACGACACTATACCTGATGATTATAACGACGACAGAACACCACAACAACAAGCCAATGGGTTTGATCCTAATGGTCAGTTACCAAGGGAACCTGATGAGCTTGAGAGGAAACATCCTAACAATGAGGAGGATTATAACAACGCTCCAGAGGGTTACTGGGAGGCAAGAGAACGTTTCAACCAAGGACAAGGAGGATGGCCAGAGGAGATGAAAAAAGGACGAGATGGAGATTCTAATCCCCCGGCTATCTACGATTATCCCCCTGATGAGGATATAGACGGATACTCATCTTTAGAAGAAGGAAAACAACATCTTAAGGATCGTTACTATGACGATGACCCTAGGTCAAAGTCTGATAGTGATGATCAACAGAAAGAAGTCATCAACCAACATCGACGTGACCAGAATGATAATTACAATAAGGGTAATGCCCGTAATGCCAGACAACCAGGTGAAGACAGACACGATGGATATAACTCACTCTCTGAAAGTGATCAAGATCGACAGATTGTGGCAGAGAAAGAAATAGTAGTCAATACCTCAGCTCCAGTTGAGAATTCTGAGTATGAGGAGAGACCAAGGAGTGCTCAGCCGAGACAGGGGTCAAGACCTACTGGTCAAGATGAGAACAGAAGACAGGGACAAAATAGACCCAGAACAAG AGATTCAGAATCAAGTCGAGCTTCCCAGGACAGACACAGTGATAGACCCAGTGACAGACACGCTGACGGACATGGTGACAGACCCAGTGATATGCAAAGTGGAGATCAACGTCGTAGTTGGGATCGTGAGAGTGGGTCATTGTCCAGTGGAGGTAAAGCTCGATCAAGGTCCATGGGTCGAGAGCGGTCAGCTCCTCATTCTCCTGGTCAGTATCCGGACTCATATAAAACACTTCCAAGACCGAGGTCCAAATCCAGAGAGAGACGAGACACAG acAATAGTCAATCTGGGCGTCCTGGTGACCATAGCAACAGAGGTAATTATGATTCCTCTACTACCGACTCTTTACCGAGTCCCTCCGGCAATCCAGTGATGTCTCCATGGGGTGACGGACGAAGACCAGACCAACCTCAGAGAGGACAACGACCTCAAGATTTTGATTCATGGTCTGAGTCAAATGGAAGTCAAGATCGAGATGATCGTAGACGTGATGCCACTAGGTCCTTAGATCGGAGCCAGAGGTCACATTATCCATCATCTATGGAGAGCTCACCAAGAGGACCTCATCAAGCCGCAACCTTACCTCCTGATTATCACAAACCTAGAGGCCAAGACAGATTGTCAACTCCAACAGGATCTACTCATGGATCAGTGGATGGGAGACAATCTCAACCAAGAAGTGACCCAAGACGAAGTGACCCCAGAGGGGACCCTAGACAAAATGGCCAAGGAGGTGACCCAAGAAGAAGTGACCCCAGAGGGGACCCTAGACGGAGTGACTCAAGACAAAGTAACCCAAGAAGTGACCCTAGGCGAAGTGATCCCAGAGATGACTCAAGAAGAATTGACCCCAGATGGGACCCCAGACACGGTGACCCAAGAGATGATCCCAGAAGAAGTGACTCTAGACGAAGTGACCCAAGACGGAGTGACCCAAGAGGAGACCCAAGAAGGAGTGTCCCAGGAGGTAACGGAAGAAGAGATGTTAGAGGTGACCCAAGAAGAAGAAGTGATCCCCAGAGGATTGATCCCAATAGAGTCGGTCCACATGATGATAAGAGAGAAGTTGAATCAACTCAAGGAAGGCGTCCACCAGAGGCGTTGCATTTCAAGATCCCCAAGAATGGAATTATG GAACAAGATGGCGTTACTCCGGAACAAAGGTCAATTCTACAGAGTCCTCTAGTTCAGCCAAACCATGACCTCTTGACCCCTGAGCAGAGGTCAGACCTTAATAGTCCCATGGTTTATCAGAAGAACGAAACTGAATGGCCATCCAACGTACCAGAGTCATACTATAAGGCAAAAGACAAACAGTCAGAAAG TGAGAGACATACTCCAGTTCAGCGAAGCATAGATCCTCAATCTGACTACATACCACAACCAGTAGAAGCCGTCATACAACGCTCTACACCAACCAATCCAACATTCAACGCACCCTCTCCTAATCCAAACCAACAGAGGGCCTCTCATTATGACCATCCTCGTAGATATGCATTACCAATCACTGAGGAGGAAACCG GTGGTGGAGTCACGGAGGCAGATATGGCGCCAACCCGACCGAAGAATGGCAGACCGAAGAGTCGATCAAACAGGAATACCTTAGAGAAGAATGAGTATAATGGAGGAGATATGTTAGCACCACTCACTGAGGGCAATGGACCTAGTAAAGGG CCAAGAGAGCCTACAAGTCGTTTCCGTAAGTGGCAGATGAAGACACAGCCTTATATTCTTCTGTCTACCGGTATACGTCTTCGTCTTAGCATTGCTGCTGGAGATCTCCTTGGCAAATCG CATGAAGAGCTGGTGTTGTTATTGATTCAGCTTCGTCGAGATCAGTCCAACTTGGAACGATGGTTAGATATGATTGATCAAGAATTAGCTTTATTGATTGATCCAACAACGCCACCTGGAAGCCCAAGCAAGATCAGAGCAAG GCATGGTGATTCTTTACATCGTCGTTCCAATCCAAACCTGAATGaagagagacagttttatgaagaGTTGGAAATAGAACGTGAGGAAGTTCAGCGAGAGCTTGAGATCAGTGGTCCATTGGTTCATCTGGTGGACAATCTGGTCCGGATGGGAAGTTTATATGGAGGGGAGAATCATATGATTGCAAGGGAATTCTACAAG GACAAGGTACAGAAAGACTTGGATCATATTCAACCTAAGAAATTGATTGAGTTCTCTCGACGTCTTGAAGAAGAGAAATTAAATCGAGACTTGAAAGGAGAATTACAACAGATACAGACGGCTGAAGATAAACTTCTAGAG GAGAAGTTAAACCATCTCTACATTCTAGATAAGAAGTTACAGGAGATGTCTGCTCATGTCTCACTTCTTAAAGAAGACAAAGATCGTCTTGAGTCGGCTTTAGATCGTCTTGGCCGTCAGATGGATAAATATTGGGATGAACCTGAAGCAGTCGCTGAGATGGGATATGAACAACATCGTCTGGAGAGAGATCTGGTCAAAGTTCGCACTCAACTTGCAGTAGGAACGAAG GAACTGGAGGAAGTTGCTGCTGAGAATGGAAAGATGGAACTTGAGGTGACACTGCTGAGATCTAAACTAGAAGGACGTCATAATCGTAGTCCCAAAAACCTG GATGGAATTAGCACTAAAGAGCGACTTCAGATGGAGACAGAAGTAACAAGAGTTCAATCCTTAATGGATAGTTTGGATAAACAAAGACACCTGCTTGTTAATCAGATGCAGAATCTCAAGTTTGGATCACCAGAAG TGGTGTCCGAGAAGATTCCTCGTCACAGACATGAGCATTCGCCTCGAACTCCCAAACAGTATACAGTGACTGACCTAGACACTATGATGTCACATGACATCAACACATCCTCTGCTACCCTGGCAACACCGGATGATAACAGCTCTAAACTAGCTCCACCACTCCGTAGAAGGGGTGACAGTTTCAATAAAGTCAAG caAATAAAGGAACAACAAGTTCAGCAATCTCCTGTACTTGAATCAGCCATATCATCAACAAACCAATCGACTTATCATGCTTCCCCTCAAATACTCCACCCACAACCACGCTATCAACAACCCCCTCCACAACAAATGGAACCGTCTCCAAATAGAGATAATCAGTACTACTCGAGACCTTCCACTGAGTCTCCAAGGGGTGATCCATTGTCTCATGATAGAG TGCGTAATGGATCAGCCCAACCACATGGCAACCGATCTGATAAGAGAAACACAGTAGGAGGTCACGGGAAGCGACCCAAAAGCTCAAAAGACTCCAAAT ATCACACAATCAGTCGTAGCGGTGAGGTCATAGTGGGGTCACCGATGCGTCGTAGTCGATCTGTTCCTGATCGTAAAGGATTAACACCCGACAACGATAACCAAAAACTCTCTGCAATG GATCGGCTCATGCCAGGGTCACCCCGCAAGAACAGCAACAATGATTCCAATCATGGAGCATTCTCAGACACCGAGGCAGAACCCGTCCTCAAATCCAAGAAAAAAAGCTTAAGAGTGAGCGAGGGATCACAG CCCAAAACACGGAGCCCTTCCCTTCGCCATATCCGCTCTGCACGATCCCAGACCTTGCCTGGCCGCTTCACTAACCAGTCACCACAAACTCTCCCAGTTCGGCCTCGATTGACCTCTGACCTGACTAACAGTGGTAACCGTGGCACTAACagtaaacaacaacagcagcagcagcgggCTAGGAGGCATACCTTCAGTGGGAACCCACTAGGCCCACAAACTGGACCATTTAAG GGTGTACAAGATGACATAGCTATACATGAATTTGAGGCAGCTATGACGGTAACTGAAAATGAATATGAAGACTACGCTCGGACTGAACCATCTCAACCAGTAACATCGGATGTAGTACGAGGTGATTACAAATCAGTAGAGGTGGATGAATCAACTGGAGGAGGATTG ctTGGTATGCCAGCCAAGATTTTAATCCCAGATCGTTACATCtcagaagaagatgaagaagaattGATGTTATCACCAGAAGAGAAAGAAAGACAAGAGAAACGAGTTGATCGAATTACTAAGATGTTATCAGCTCACAG